The Oncorhynchus masou masou isolate Uvic2021 chromosome 6, UVic_Omas_1.1, whole genome shotgun sequence genome has a window encoding:
- the LOC135541734 gene encoding uncharacterized protein LOC135541734: protein MGSTRRNSGGIHEEEEHGESKMRGYRHLYDEGVEVILGKEEMLGIEETEFEISMEPKDSASVDEKEGEQMEKENFQTEEDTENIGETGRGLERDMGTVEGSGVETLEESLLLLESEHGADEEKKGMEEERLIEPTPFDQYIDSFGIADQLYNQEKGNRFTVDSVNTETESNNEASMAHIVDPIEPFSVGLDQSGDTLLREEEVSDFTLLVNNSELIKCSQIAYDCALTLESDDTFSTDPKISPSQLIQTPCMEITNPFLKPLLPQSIQGNEEDINTDPNTTGGLDTSEVMLLSEEEMSDHVPRVNKVSVSSQMTYDDRTLTTEPCQTDEALSTDPNISASQLNQTPYSDESHNSFPNSLLLQSVQDQGDNAANINSNQSPSLSRRRKMGSTRRHPRGVQREEEDTEEKQEVEIESTEIEDKRENMDPVEGSCMEFEMLMESKDGAGNEKNEGEERNEETVLTDLSCSFSPSNQEGRNKEADNIESESQTIIKESMATKLLLLREVELTQISQTLHNTYPDVPTIESYDSYLTVDTLNSNPAITGLQHKGTSLEETLDESRGNTDSPPDPPSLQSYLGSEETAEVESYTLGRKRKIGSTRSKSHPGRKGEERREEGQEEEKGEDTDVIGEVGDIITTAEMDSIIEKTELVELEELLEKVTEEQAMGDPAIIVVEGEVNIGVEGESGIERSELVEHTEKVREGEEIEVEVKIVAESESHQTPSDTAALTVEAQESCDMVCIEPYITSQYLEDNNHSLNELTEINLSETENPYLLESPDTAKKRRKRGSTRRNKGKQAETDFGEKQDTKTGDTEKSLQLQASVAVEESWSYSNTEELLGPKESETDTECLLFASNTLDKPDDRWKEEVGEDIEPGSEAVVSYSSELLQDTLGTESLLHLPLDLALQVVHGFAAEPITEELKKEEERRQESEHAEVESSTFHSSRHSLDQSLESDTLTNTEEFESFNNTIILQSGEGDEKLEPAVNESELQDYINSTGPGNQEKLHQRDEDENFVDLIVEENIVLANITPFRQPDHVESIEPEQSEDMTCFLQSTPSDSSLGRDKSAQSESRRRKMGSTRRNSRGIHEEEEHGESKMRGYRHLYDEGVEVILGKEEMLGIEETEFEISMEPKDSASVDEKEGEQMEKENFQTEEDTENIGETGRRLERDMGTVEGSGVETSEESLLLLEPEHGADEEKKGMEEERLIEPTPFDQYIDSFGIADQVYNQEKGNRFTVDSVNTETESNNEASMAHIVDPIEPFSVGLDQSGVTLLREEEVSDFTLLVNNSEVIKCSQIAYDCALTLESDDTFSTDPKISPSQLIQTPCMEFTNPFLKPLLPQSIQGNEEDINTDPNTTGGLDTSEVMLLSEEEMSDHVPRVNKVSVSSQMTYDDRTLTTEPCQTDEALSTDPNISASQLNQTPYSDESHNSFPNSLLLQSVQDQGDNAANINSNQSPSPSRRRKMGSTRRHPRGVQREEEDTEEKQEVEIESTEIEDKRENMDPVEGSCMEFEMLMESKDGAGNEKNEGEERNEETVLTDLSCSFSPSNQEGRNKEADNIESESQTIIKESMATKLLLLREVELTQISQTLHNTYPDVPTIESYDSYLTVDTLNSNPAITGLQHKGTSLEETLDESRGNTDSPPDPPSLQSSLGSEETAEVESYTPGRKRKIGSTRSKSHPGRKGEERREEGQEEEKGEDTDVIGEVGDVITTAEMDSIIEKTELVELEELLEKVTEEQAMGDPAIIVVEGEVNIVVEGESGIERSELVEHTEKVQEGEKIEVEVKIVAESESHQTTSDTAALTVEAQESRDMVCIEPYITSQYLEDNNPSLNDLTEINLSETENPYLLESPDTAKKRRKRGSTRRNKGKQAETDFGEKQDAKTGDTEKSLQLQASIAVVESWSYSNTEELLGPTESETDTEIESTEIEDKRENMDSVEGSCMEFEMLMESKDGAGNEKNEGEERNEETVLTDLSCSFSPSNQEGRNIEADNIESESQSIINHSMTAKLLLLRQSDFSEIRETLHNPNVPNLESHLTDDTLNSTENVREVEEIEVEVNAVMESESSQTDTAVLTVEAQESGDMVCIDPHISAIQLTQTADMEQCLLTQCNSPSLPSKSSLSLSFQSHEDATGKRRKMGFTHQTQGGLHAEDEKQETGENITEAEVRSETIGNPEVNAVLERFQEERRAEAVSLEDQQEIQSTEKETILIEVVASSTVLSGKGSEPVAPAPEPGPGNKRGQEKAERVEKPPGTFGSSGSSSNLYNVVMVGNSSVGKTSFMRRFQSGEFCLHHDATIGIDTCIQSVTVDGSPVTLQLWDTAGQERFHSITRQVFHKAQGLMLMYDITSSQSFCDICYWVNCIQEGAPDDVIVVLLGNKTDCAELDREVQTHEGENLAKGYNMLFMECSAATGDNVTLSMETLARMLKQLGEQTRQEEGSLVLQKEPPMKKSGCC from the exons ATGGGTTCAACTCGCAGGAATTCTGGAGGTATACATGAGGAGGAAGAACATGGAGAGAGTAAGATGCGTGGATATCGTCACCTTTATGATGAGGGAGTAGAGGTCATATTGGGAAAAGAAGAAATGCTTGGCATCGAAGAGACTGAGTTTGAAATATCTATGGAGCCTAAAGATAGCGCCAGTGTAGATGAGAAAGAAGGAGAGCAGATGGAAAAGGAGAATTTCCAAACAGAGGAAGACACAGAAAACataggagagacaggaagggggtTGGAAAGGGACATGGGAACAGTGGAAGGATCTGGTGTTGAAACATTGGAAGAGTCTCTGTTGTTATTGGAATCGGAGCATGGAGCAGATGAGGAGAAGAAAGGAATGGAAGAAGAACGTCTGATTGAACCCACCCCTTTTGATCAATACATTGATTCATTTGGTATTGCAGATCAATTATATAACCAAGAGAAAGGCAACAGATTCACTGTAGACTCTGTCAATACAGAAACTGAGAGCAACAATGAAGCAAGCATGGCCCACATAGTTGACCCAATAGAGCCCTTCAGTGTTGGACTGGACCAATCAGGAGACACTTTACTCAGGGAGGAAGAAGTTAGTGATTTCACACTGCTTGTGAATAATTCTGAATTGATCAAGTGCAGCCAAATAGCATATGATTGTGCTCTTACACTGGAGTCAGATGACACTTTCAGCACTGATCCCAAAATCTCTCCTAGTCAACTCATCCAAACTCCATGTATGGAAATCACTAACCCCTTTCTCAAACCATTATTACCGCAGAGTATTCAGGGGAATGAGGAAGATATAAACACTGACCCCAATACCACAGGGGGACTGGACACATCAGAGGTCATGTTACTCAGCGAGGAGGAAATGAGTGATCATGTGCCGCGTGTAAACAAAGTGAGTGTCAGTAGCCAAATGACGTATGATGATAGAACTCTCACAACAGAGCCCTGTCAAACAGATGAGGCTTTGAGCACTGATCCCAATATCTCTGCTAGTCAACTCAACCAAACTCCATACTCGGATGAAAGCCATAACTCTTTTCCCAATTCACTCTTACTGCAGAGTGTTCAGGACCAAGGTGATAACGCAGCAAACATCAACTCCAATCAGAGTCCTTCTCTGAGCAGGAGGAGAAAGATGGGGTCGACTCGTAGGCATCCTAGAGGTGTAcaaagagaagaggaggacacAGAGGAGAAACAAGAAGTGGAAATAGAAAGCACAGAGATAGAAGACAAGAGAGAAAACATGGATCCAGTGGAAGGTTCTTGCATGGAGTTTGAAATGTTGATGGAATCTAAGGATGGAGCTGGTAATGAGAAGaatgaaggagaagagagaaatgaGGAGACTGTCCTGACTGACCTCAGCTGTTCATTCAGTCCTTCAAATCAAGAGGGAAGAAACAAAGAGGCTGACAATATAGAAAGTGAGAGCCAAACAATTATAAAGGAATCAATGGCAACAAAACTCTTGCTTCTACGTGAAGTAGAGTTGACTCAGATTAGTCAAACTCTTCACAACACTTACCCTGATGTTCCTACTATAGAGTCATATGACTCCTACCTGACcgttgacacactgaactcaaaTCCTGCCATCACTGGTTTGCAACACAAAGGAACATCATTGGAGGAAACACTTGATGAATCAAGAGGAAACACTGACTCCCCTCCAGATCCACCCTCACTGCAGAGTTATCTTGGGtcagaggaaacagcagaggtagAATCCTACACTCTAGGAAGGAAAAGGAAGATTGGTTCCACTCGCAGCAAGTCTCATCCAggtagaaaaggagaggagagaagagaggagggacaggaggaggagaaaggagaagacacagatgttataggagaggtgggagataTCATTACAACAGCAGAAATGGATTCTATTATAGAAAAGACTGAGCTTGTAGAGCTTGAGGAACTTCTAGAAAAAGTGACAGAGGAGCAGGCGATGGGAGACCCAGCGATCATAGTAGTGGAGGGAGAGGTCAACATAGGAGTAGAAGGAGAATCTGGCATCGAAAGGTCTGAGCTTGTAGAACATACAGAAAAAGTtcgagagggggaggagatagaAGTAGAAGTGAAAATAGTCGCAGAGAGCGAGAGCCACCAAACTCCCTCTGACACAGCAGCTCTTACAGTAGAGGCCCAAGAGTCATGTGACATGGTTTGTATAGAGCCATATATAACATCACAATACCTGGAAGACAATAATCACTCATTAAATGAACTCACAGAAATAAATCTGTCTGAAACTGAAAACCCATATCTGCTGGAATCACCTGACACtgcaaagaagagaaggaaaaggGGTTCTACTCGTCGGAATAAAGGTAAACAAGCAGAGACAGACtttggggagaaacaagacacCAAAACTGGAGACACAGAAAAATCCCTACAACTTCAGGCATCCGTTGCAGTTGAGGAATCCTGGTCCTACAGCAACACAGAAGAGCTCCTGGGTCCAAAGGAAAGTGAAACGGACACTGAGTGTCTTTTGTTTGCTTCTAACACACTCGACAAACCGGATGACAGATGGAAAGAGGAAGTTGGTGAGGATATTGAACCTGGTAGTGAAGCTGTAGTTAGTTATAGCAGTGAATTGCTTCAAGATACTCTTGGAACCGAATCACTCTTGCATCTGCCTCTAGATCTTGCGTTGCAAGTTGTTCATGGATTCGCTGCTGAACCCATAACAGAGGAGttgaagaaagaggaagagaggaggcagGAAAGTGAGCATGCCGAGGTGGAGTCCTCCACATTTCACAGCTCTAGGCATTCATTAGATCAATCCCTTGAGTCAGACACTTTAACCAACACAGAAGAGTTTGAGTCATTCAATAACACAATAATCCTCCAAAGTGGAGAAGGTGACGAGAAACTTGAACCTGCTGTAAATGAGTCAGAATTGCAAGATTATATTAACTCTACTGGTCCAGGCAATCAGGAAAAATTGCACCAAAGAGATGAAGATGAGAACTTTGTTGACCTAATAGTCGAGGAAAATATAGTACTGGCAAATATAACTCCTTTTAGACAACCAGACCATGTAGAAAGCATTGAACCTGAACAAAGTGAGGATATGACCTGCTTTTTACAATCAACCCCCTCAGACAGCTCTTTGGGTCGTGACAAAAGTGCTCAATCAGAATCCAGGAGAAGAAAGATGGGTTCAACTCGCAGGAATTCTAGAGGTATACATGAAGAGGAAGAACATGGAGAGAGTAAGATGCGTGGATATCGTCACCTTTATGATGAGGGAGTAGAGGTCATATTGGGAAAAGAAGAAATGCTTGGCATCGAAGAGACTGAGTTTGAAATATCTATGGAGCCTAAAGATAGCGCCAGTGTAGATGAGAAAGAAGGAGAGCAGATGGAAAAGGAGAATTTCCAAACAGAGGAAGACACAGAAAACataggagagacaggaaggaggttGGAAAGGGACATGGGAACAGTGGAAGGATCTGGTGTTGAAACATCGGAAGAATCTCTGTTGTTATTGGAACCGGAGCATGGAGCAGATGAGGAGAAGAAAGGAATGGAAGAAGAACGTCTGATTGAACCCACCCCTTTTGATCAATACATCGATTCATTTGGTATTGCAGATCAAGTATATAACCAAGAGAAAGGCAACAGATTCACTGTAGACTCTGTCAATACAGAAACTGAGAGCAACAATGAAGCAAGCATGGCCCACATAGTTGACCCAATAGAGCCCTTCAGTGTTGGACTGGACCAATCAGGAGTCACTTTACTCAGGGAGGAAGAAGTTAGTGATTTCACACTGCTTGTGAATAATTCTGAAGTGATCAAGTGCAGCCAAATAGCATATGATTGTGCTCTTACACTGGAGTCAGATGACACTTTCAGCACTGATCCCAAAATCTCTCCTAGTCAACTCATCCAAACTCCATGTATGGAATTCACTAACCCCTTTCTCAAACCATTATTACCGCAGAGTATTCAGGGGAATGAGGAAGATATAAACACTGACCCCAATACCACAGGGGGACTGGACACATCAGAGGTCATGTTACTCAGCGAGGAGGAAATGAGTGATCATGTGCCGCGTGTAAACAAAGTGAGTGTCAGTAGCCAAATGACGTATGATGATAGAACTCTCACAACAGAGCCCTGCCAAACAGATGAGGCTTTGAGCACTGATCCCAATATCTCTGCTAGTCAACTCAACCAAACTCCATACTCGGATGAAAGCCATAACTCTTTTCCCAATTCACTCTTACTGCAGAGTGTTCAGGACCAAGGTGATAACGCAGCAAACATCAACTCCAATCAGAGTCCTTCTCCGAGCAGGAGGAGAAAGATGGGGTCGACTCGTAGGCATCCTAGAGGTGTAcaaagagaagaggaggacacAGAGGAGAAACAAGAAGTGGAAATAGAAAGCACAGAGATAGAAGACAAGAGAGAAAACATGGATCCAGTGGAAGGTTCTTGCATGGAGTTTGAAATGTTGATGGAATCTAAGGATGGAGCTGGTAATGAGAAGaatgaaggagaagagagaaatgaGGAGACTGTCCTGACTGACCTCAGCTGTTCATTCAGTCCTTCAAATCAAGAGGGAAGAAACAAAGAGGCTGACAATATAGAAAGTGAGAGCCAAACAATTATAAAGGAATCAATGGCAACAAAACTCTTGCTTCTACGTGAAGTAGAGTTGACTCAGATTAGTCAAACTCTTCACAACACTTACCCTGATGTTCCTACTATAGAGTCATATGACTCCTACCTGACcgttgacacactgaactcaaaTCCTGCCATCACTGGTTTGCAACACAAAGGAACATCATTGGAGGAAACACTTGATGAATCAAGAGGAAACACTGACTCCCCTCCAGATCCACCCTCACTGCAGAGTTCTCTTGGGtcagaggaaacagcagaggtagAATCCTACACTCCAGGAAGGAAAAGGAAGATTGGTTCCACTCGCAGCAAGTCTCATCCAggtagaaaaggagaggagagaagagaggagggacaggaggaggagaaaggagaagacacagatgttataggagaggtgggagatgTCATTACAACAGCAGAAATGGATTCTATTATAGAAAAGACTGAGCTTGTAGAGCTTGAGGAACTTCTAGAAAAAGTGACAGAGGAGCAGGCGATGGGAGACCCAGCGATCATAGTAGTGGAGGGAGAGGTCAACATAGTAGTAGAAGGAGAATCTGGCATCGAAAGGTCTGAGCTTGTAGAACATACAGAAAAAGTTCAAGAGGGGGAGAAGATAGAAGTAGAAGTGAAAATAGTCGCAGAGAGCGAGAGCCACCAAACTACCTCTGACACAGCCGCTCTTACAGTAGAGGCCCAAGAGTCACGTGACATGGTTTGTATAGAGCCATATATAACATCACAATACCTGGAAGACAATAATCCCTCATTAAATGACCTCACAGAAATAAATCTGTCTGAAACTGAAAACCCATATCTGCTGGAATCACCTGACACtgcaaagaagagaaggaaaaggGGTTCTACTCGTCGGAATAAAGGTAAACAAGCAGAGACAGACTTTGGGGAGAAACAAGACGCCAAAACTGGAGACACAGAAAAATCCCTACAACTTCAGGCATCCATTGCAGTTGTGGAATCCTGGTCCTACAGCAACACAGAAGAGCTCCTGGGTCCAACGGAAAGTGAAACGGACACGGAAATAGAAAGCACAGAGATAGAAGACAAGAGAGAAAACATGGATTCAGTGGAAGGTTCTTGCATGGAGTTTGAAATGTTGATGGAATCTAAGGATGGAGCTGGTAATGAGAAGaatgaaggagaagagagaaatgaGGAGACTGTCCTGACTGACCTCAGCTGTTCATTCAGTCCTTCAAATCAAGAGGGAAGAAACATAGAGGCTGACAATATAGAAAGTGAGAGCCAATCAATTATAAATCATTCAATGACAGCAAAACTCTTGCTTCTACGTCAATCAGATTTCTCTGAGATTAGGGAAACTCTTCACAACCCTAATGTTCCTAATCTTGAGTCCCACCTGACTGATGACACACTGAATTCAACAGAAAACgttagagaggtggaggagatagAAGTTGAAGTGAATGCAGTCATGGAGAGCGAGAGCAGCCAAACTGACACAGCTGTTCTTACAGTAGAGGCCCAAGAGTCAGGTGACATGGTTTGTATAGACCCTCACATCTCTGCTATTCAACTTACCCAAACGGCAGACATGGAGCAATGTCTGTTAACACAATGTAATAGCCCCAGTCTTCCTTCGAAatcatctctgtctctgagtTTCCAATCTCACGAGGATGCTacagggaagagaagaaagatgGGCTTTACCCATCAGACACAGGGAGGACTCCACGCAGAGGATGAGaagcaggagacaggagaaaatATAACAGAGGCAGAGGTCAGATCGGAAACCATTGGAAATCCAGAGGTCAATGCTGTTTTGGAAAGATTTCAAGAGGAGCGCAGAGCTGAAGCTGTCAGTCTGGAGGACCAACAGGAGATACAGAGCACAGAGAAGGAGACAATACTCATAGAG GTGGTTGCCTCAAGCACGGTTTTGAGTGGAAAAGGGTCTGAACCAGTGGCTCCAGCTCCAGAGCCAGGCCCTGGGAATAAAAGAGGTCAAGAAAAGGCAGAGCGTGTGGAGAAGCCACCGG